From the genome of Acropora palmata chromosome 8, jaAcrPala1.3, whole genome shotgun sequence:
ACAGTACAGTACATGTAGGTCTATTATACAGAAGAATGCATGTCTGTATTTGGGTACCATTATAGCTTATGTTTAGCGACACCCTTCCCCCATGAAGgacaaacatttttcttaaagCTACTTGGAGGctgcttattaattttttgtcttcaaatTACTGGAGAGGTTTTAATCCTTTGTCCATTTAAAGGGATGCACATCAACCTTTTGAGTATTGTTTATTGATAGATACATTTTACATGACCTGTTTCTGTGTAGTGAGGATAatacatgtaataattattaacaatattattattctttgcaATTGAGGTAAATATTTCACCACAATTCAAGGAAATTGGAAAATTGAGATCatgttaaaacaaatattcctGTAATCAATTGTGTACTGCCATAATGTATGACTTTAGCTGAAAAGctatcaattttttgtttgttttgttttgttttgttcatcaGATAATCCTGATATGTATATCCAAAGAACACCAGTTCAAAAACGACATGTACCAGGTGTGTAAAAATACCGTAGCCATCCGGttcaattttcttatttttgcatcctgaaaattttgtattttagacTCAGTCTGACATCATTGTTGTCATCCTTATCATTGGTGCATGAGTTTCATGTGGGCCGCATCGTGCGAAAAGGGCCCATACAacatattttgtccatttttagttttaagcttttttgcccacttcattctccaaataacatgatggaagtAATGAAAGTCcggaaataacaattgaaaccgTAAAAATTGCTCCTTAAATGAGAACCCAATTACTGCCGCCATTTTTAgcagatgatttcaaatgGAAATTACTCAAAATCATGTGTCATGTCGTCTGGGCCCTTTTGGCATGACGCAGCCCATGTATGAAACAAGAGTTGGTGAATGGTTTGCTGGGATTTGCCAGCCATGGCAGTAGTATTCTATCTAGAGGCTGCCTGGTCACAGTGGGACCTCATCTTAGCAAGGCagataattaataataattactattttattttctacaGGTCACCATAGAGGTGCACCGTATGCAGGGTCGACTGGCCCCACACCCCTGTTTGAGGACACCAGTACAGAAAGCACCCAAGGCATGGCTGGCATGCAGACAGGATACTCTCAGTTTGCTGGAAATGAATTTTTGCAGGGTCCCATGGCAAATGCAGCTGTTGGTTATGGAGCACATATGGCTAACCAAGGAAAAGAatatgttgaaaaacatgtATGTGTCTGAGCAGTAGTTAcaggaatttgaaaatgtgactttTGTCATTGATCCAATATAGATTAAATTGAACTTTGTGGCTTTGGTTTTGTCAAGGAGGAAATCGTTATGTACTGGAATACTCAAAGAAAAGATATTTGCTCAGGGATAGCCAGCCACCCCTAGCAATGTATAGCTATCTCTAGGAAATCTACCAAGCCATTATCATAGCTATCCATAGGATTTTGTAGCCCTCAGAGCAGAGGAGAGAAAAACCTAAGCTTCAGCCAGGATTTCTATTTCCTTTTCAGATTGAtcgttttgtttctgtttcaaaattgaagtACTACTTTGCTGTGGATACATCATATGTTGTCAAAAAGCTGGGACTTTTGATTTTTCCTTACACACACAAAGTATGTgttgtaataattatctttGGAATTTATGGAGCAAGTTAACTATGTAAAGACTTAAATTGCTGTGCGTAAGAACCTGagatgtttttctctttcttgtttAGCTTATGCTgagttttgtttatttatttctcctggctcttttattttctatgttttatgtCCTCCACGAATCTTGGTAGGTTTTTACACTGCGGAAGAAGCCAAATGTTTTGAAGTATTGACAATGGCTAGTACCCAAATTGTCATATTTCATGAATTACTCCACCACCAGCGCAGCAAGTTACTAAGAAAATCAACCTCTGAATTAAGCGTTGTATGTATTTTTCCATGCTGTCTGTGCCTTTCATCAGTGTTATGAATGCAATGTCAAGGAAATTGACATGCAAAAGCCAGTACTTAGATTGGTGATCAGTTTGCTTCTATGACACAAGTGTAGCATTCTTGGAATGACAATTAAGCATTGCATAGGTCAACATCCGTCTGGCTCCCTTCTGCAGGCCTGTGTCACTAAAGGGATCTTGGTTTGTGCAAGTTTCATCTCCCACTTATTAGCTCTACACTTTGTTAATAAAACATTCAAATACAACATTTAAGGACTAActgaaacatttttaaaatgaatgggCTAACATAATGTTTGATTTCTGTTAATACAATTATTATGTATATCTAGAATTGGTCAGTGCAGTACAACAAAGCTGAGCCTGTTGCCCCAAGATATGAAATCAATGCTCCTGATCTCTACATTCCAGGTAACGGCTGAATTGCAGGTTGTCAAGTTCCACTTTATCTCCCTTTTCCCTAGTTTTCTTGGTTgtcccaattttttttgtgtggaaAACCTCTCCTGTTCtctgttgtttttctcatgACCAGTGTAAAATGCAATATGTAAAGAGCTGTTTGCTTCAAATATTCTTGGAGGACAGTGCACCTGTAAACTGATTGACTTTGCAGGCTTTCAGTGTCTTTGCTAGTTCAGGTTCTTAAGCAACATCCATTTTTGTGAACATCCAGTTGAATAAGATTTGTTTCATGAGAGAAACATTGTCTTGAATTCTATTTCCCTAGTTTGTGCTTCATTTCCGTGTATTATCGTATgcagaaattgtttttttcttgctagGGTCTCTTCTATGCCGTTGTTGTTCGGGAAACAAGAGGAGCTCTAATGTGAGAAATAAGATCAGGGGTGCATGAACatattatttgcttttttttgttgttgttgtttcacaGTGATGGCATTTGTAACATACATACTTGTGGCCGGTCTCGTCATGGGGACGCAAAACAGGTAATGTAAAACCCAAATTTGAGATTATTTATAAAGGGGTTTTATAATGGttttttggtgaaatttatGCAACAAGCCGTAGTATTTTTTCACAAACTGCTTTTGGGAAAGTTACTCTCCTAAGGTAGGCACAGAAAAAGTATCTTTATATTTTTCGTGAAGTCCAAGGGAACAACTTGGAAAATGTTTTGTCAAGATTAACATAGTTAAGTCAAGGTCACGTAAGACGCTAGTTGTTGGTTTCCTCTCAAAAGGCTGGAGATATTGATGAAAATTCCCAGTTATTTTAGCTTTCTATCCATCtcaatataaattattttataatcagTAAAATTAGGTCCAACTGCATGACACTTAAACAGAGTATCGAATAGTTCCAGTGAACACATGATAATGAcacctgttttgtttttgtttgtttgttttttttttttgtcttttttttttgtcttttttttgtcttttttcagaTTCACTCCTGAACAGCTTGGTATCACAGCAAGTTCTGCTTTAGTTTGGCTGTTTGTAGAGATTATGGCCATTCTCTTTTCCATGTATATCTGTAATGTTCAAGCTGAAATTAAATGGCTGGACCTTTTGGCATTCTGTGGTTACAAGTACTTTGGGTATGTCTTTAAATTAACCCACAGACCCAAAcatattattttcatcaatAGCATCCTGgacccagttgttcaaaaggcgACTAACGCTAGTCCCAGATTGAAAATTTACCAAGGAGTTTAATTCTCTACTCCCAAATGCTGTTCAACGCTGACATTCGGCAAAATATTACATTACAAGAAGTCAATCTTGAAAAACATAAgtaagcaaaagaaattttcaccaaaaagttAGAGACATGAAACCAAAGTTTATGCTAATCCTAAGTTAAGTTAATCAGCTTTCGAACAACTGAGCCCTGATTGGCTGGTAAGGTGTGCAGCCATTCTagaaatcaataaaattcaGTTGCAAATGCCATTATGCAGAATAATAATGGCGGTTTTTTGAAACTATAATTACGTATATAAATTCCCTTCGAGCCGTGCTTGTTTGGTGTGAGGTAGGGCCAAATTGAAGTTATCCATCCCCTTATAATTATAGTTCTTTGCTATTAATGCCTTTTTCTGttggaaaaaaacagttcTAAAAAGAGTATTGCCATTACGCTAGTTTAAGTGTACACTGCTCGGTGGTCGGTTTGCCTTCCACTTTAGTCTGAGATTAAAAAATTGCACccagtttttgcttttagtGAAGAGTGAAGCCGTTGTTTGCGATGCAAGTTATCAATCAATGAAGCTTATGTGAGGGACAAGTAACATATGTATGCAAATTGCTCTCCCCGAATTGGCACAAAATCTTCAGCCTACTGTAAGAAGCAATTAAtgtatttatttactgttCTGTTGTCCCATGATGAAATAAGCCACTTTGGAGGGCTGATCGAGTTGCAAGTCTACTTTGCGTGGCTTCTCGCGTCGCGTGTACAAAGAGTCTCGCTCGTTCAAAAGTACGTTTCCAGCTCTTTTGTCGCTTACCGAAATTAGAGACCACTCGTAGTCGCGAAGAGGAAGATGTTCAATTTTTATGCTTAACAAGTTGCATTGTTCTGGTAATCGGGTTTACGGAAGTAAATTTAAAGGCCAAAATTTGAATCCCCCGAAAGTCTCTTCTGACCGAAACGTTGTTTTTCTCGGCTCATGTGTTATACTGTCTTTGCCATTTGTAGAATGATTGTCAGCTGTTTGGGTGGACTTGTTTTCCAATCATTTGGTTATTACCTCACATTACTTTGGATGAGTGTCAGCATTGGATTTTTTATGGTATTGTTTCCTCTCTAAGTTGCATTTCTAGCTTGTAAACATATTTAGTTTGTGTAGTTAAATGGTGATAGTGGAATTagggaataataataatttagtaAAATGCAACCAGTGGTCttttatcaatgctgcattctgattggttgagctactactaggttatatgttatagcccactagtagcgaaaagcgcctgccatatttgtaatgttttggctgCATAAAAGGaataaagtctagctttaactagcgaaagatgttttgtctcgatatttctttgaccaactagttagattttactaaaacaattattcctctcgccctcatggcccccgaatcaatagcccattcagccTTCCGCCTcttgggctattgactcaaaGTCCATTCgggctcaaggaataattgttaactacATGATTCTCTCTCGGAAAATGTCCTTTTGTCTTTCATAATTTCTGCAACTTACATGCTGACTTCTTTGACGATTGCAGGTCCGTACATTGCGCcttatcattgtacctgagTCAGCCCCAGATGGCATTGCCCGTGCAAGCAAAAGAAGGATTTACTTGCTTCTATTTATCGCCATTCTGCAGCcattatttatgtatttcTTAACAAGTCATCTCAGACCAGTTGCCGCTGAGGCCTTAAATGGTCCTAGAGGTAccctgtaaaaaaaaaaaatcccctCGGCTTTTGGTTAGTTTTGAGCAAAAATCAGTTCCCGTCCGTCGAAAGTCGTGGACCGACATGTGGTCGACAGTCGTTGCACAGTTGGTTATCTTTCGGTGAGTTGTCGGCTTCGGTTCGGCCAAAAATGCGTGATGTACTTTTAACCTTAAGCAATAGGACGTTTCTGTCCCAGTACAGAGCCTTTCCTTTTGGATCTGGGGACAATTAACGGAAGCCATGAACACTAAGGTCCCAATACGGGGTTTTGCAGGATGTAATTTATCGAAACACGTGTTCGTTGggtattaattttgtggattttaatgccgataaacatttcatttctttcttccccccccccccccccccgtgTATGCTATTCCTTTCAACGTCTTTTAAAGCCTATTTACTGtctttgatgtttttttttcatctcagCAATGAAATATAATACTAAGTTCCCGAAAAGAGTATAATGGCTACATGACAACAAACGCAATGGACATAATGACTATAATGGCTGCGAACCCAAAAGTGACTCCAATGATTTCTGCAACTCGCCCCTTTTGGGTACTGTCTTGTCTGGCCTCGGCTGTCAATTTAGGTTTCTTTCCCACAGTCCTTGAAGCTGCTGCAATTCGCCCATTTGTTGGTTTGACCAGTTTAGTTTTGACTGTTGTTTCAAATGTACTCTTTCTTTGTGTTGTCGTTGTTGCAGTGGTGGTGGTTGTGTTTTGCAGTGTAAACGTATCCTCGGAGCCTGCAAAGATACCTGTAGTAAGTTCTCACACGTAAATATGGCGTCAAACGCTGGATAAGGATCAAATTGCCACGCAAGGAATATAACaaaactgacgtttcaagcgttcgGCCAATGTCaatcgctctgacgaagagaAAACGCCCGAGACGTCGGGTTTTGTGATCTCCAAGTGCTTGTAATGGAGCGATTTACGTGCCTGTCGAAAAACAGCTACCAAAGTACTAACTCCAATcacaacaagagcaaacagcgcgatgagccaatcaaaattcgtAGCGATTACTtttaacttgctcaaagcgatGGAAAAAAGCGATTGGTTTGGGTTTTGCTTCTCGTTGGTTGAAAAGAGGCGTGAGATTTTTTAGCCAGTCACCAACCACATTACAATCGCAATCACTTTCGAGAGTCATTTCATAACTGTTTAATATGACCATTAACAACTCCTCATAGCAAAGTTTCGTTTTTTCTTCCCCACCGactttttctttagtttctttagaaactaaacctttcttGCTAGTGAATAAAAGGTCTCTCTGGGAGAAGCTAGACCTAAAACGCGTCAAAGAGTTTCAGAATCAAAGGTTCCTTTCTAGAGAAACTAAGGTGCGGTGTTGGTGGGAaaatgaaacactaaaatCTGGTGTCTGCTTAGTTATCTCTTTAAGGTTGAAATTCGACTcttgtcaacttgtttgacagCTCAGCCACCTTTTGCCTTGTCTTAACGCCATCATGGTTTACCGTAGAGTGTTTCTCGatttcttgttctttgttCAAAGCTTAGACGGAAATAAAACGCTCACCACAAAGCTCTACTCTTGTAATGTTAGCAATTGATTTTCCTTCGAGGCTGATCGGAAAAACAcatttcagccaatcagagcgcatCAGTTGGGGAAAGTTCTTGTTTACTCCACCAAGCTTTTCACGAAGCCATTCAATTTTACAATCACAATTAAATGGGTTTCCTCCGAGAGATCtagaaacaatttaaaaaatggaCAGTTTGAGAAGTCATTTTTATCGTTAGTAATCGCTAAGGGACTTCAGTTGACGAGATGGAAAGACAAGCTTGTTCTCAGGATCCTTCATCTAAAAGATGAGAGGTCCTGGGAACTAGGTTGATCTAAATCAAATCGACATCAAAGATTATGAGAATTTAAGAGAAGACCGATGAAGAAATGTTATTAATCACGTGGTAAGTTCTTCTTACTACCACTGTATGTTGTTCAAACTGCTACTCGTTCTAATTGTCTCTAAAACATTTGTAATGTGTCCAAAGGTGTTTTCACGCATGCCAAATCTTGCAAACAGTCCCCCGCGCTGACTCTGCTTACGAGCAAAACCTCATGGCGTCGCCTTTCAAAACGGTGCAATCTGCACATGATCATGAAAACTTTCCGACTCGCTACAATCTTTTTAGAAACTGAAATCAAACAAGGTTACATGTGGGGCAAAACTGAGGGGGGGGCGAATTTGCTACGGGGTGAAACCACTGTAATTCCTTCGTCCATGTGGCCCAGCATGAAGGAGAAAGAATAatggtgcaatttttaagagaaagtaaaatttaagaGGCGTCTTCCATGTCGTGGCCGTTAAGTTTGCTTAAACTCCTTGTTCTTTTGAACGCTCCGACTTAGAAGTGTAGAAGCTAAGAGTATAAAACCATACTATTATCGCGATGATGGTTTTATACTATTTTGCGACTGCGCGAATCAGCCAGAGGGCGATGTTATCAGTCAAAACGGAAATTGGTGATTGGTTAAGTATAGGTTTTAACGCGAACAGAACtgaagaattattattattcgaATCGATCTTTATTAACTAGCTTCACTTAATCGCCGATTTCAGTACGGGGGTTATCTTAAGGATACCATATCAAATCATCTTTCAAAGATCATActcacaaaaactgaaaatgttgtAGCTGAATGCTCAATTCCTCTGCTATAGAAGTGATGTTGTTTTGGTCCAGATGGCTGGAAAAATTAGACATTTATAAGAGCACTGCTGAGACAAAGTACGATGAAAACGTTAGGAAGATCAAAAGTTCTGTACTTACATAATTTTGACGCTTTTATATCCGTCACCGAAATTAATGGTTGAAATGTTGTTCCCCGAGAGGTCACtgttgagagaaaaaaaaacagataatatttgtatttattccTAATCAGCTGAAGCGCTGCCTAACTTGAAATTGGGCTTCATATTTTGGGCGCGTGTTGATAGTATCGTAAAAAACTAACGCAATCTCAGAGGAGATTTTCCACTTatacaagaaaaagaataacttACACTATTTCTATGTTCCAGTTTCCTTTCAATTTTGGTATAGTTTGAAGTTGAGCATTTCGACACTGGAGAAGCTTCCTTTCCAGATAGAATTTGCAGCCAGTAGGAAAACCTTCCACAAAACTTGCAGAAATGACAGACGATGGTGTATGTTTCTTTTGCGATGGAAGAGCAGAACTTTCTATTACCGATGCAAAATAGGAAGCCAGAGAAAGAGAAATTATAAATATCTTCCCACAAAAGCGTTGAGCCATTTTCCAAATCAGCTcctttgatgacgtcataatgGTTCGCATAACCACGATTCTCGTGGCCTCTCTACATGCAAGAGGCTCGCGCGCACGACTGTTCTCATGGCTTCCTTGGTATTCATTACCTTTTTAATTCTTGAAAGGTTGTGTGACATTAGTCACAGAGGTGTCCAATTATTTCCTGTATCTCTGCTCTCCATGAAATGTTCATCTTTCGTTCTGAAAGAGACGTTTTCTTCCGCAATTTGGTTGCAGATACATTCCTGAAATTCCCACCACACAAACTGACCAGTTATGACATTTCATAAAATTGAGGTTTTTATAACAATTTGAGCATACAAAACTATTTCATTCTCCCTATTTTATTTAGCCGGTCGCGCTGAAACCAGTCCAGTTGTAGCGTACTAACATTGAAGAACGCGAACAAGATAGGATAATCGCATATATAATCCcatatttaatgaaaaacagtagttttgcatgCTTTCTACGTGCGTTGTTCGTTGTTGTACATTTCGCAGTCGTTCTCTTATTCTTGGGTTTTACATAAcatcacggcggccatgttggtacccctaaacaaagaaacggcagCCATGCTGATGTCCCAGACTAATCCTcagggaattgaactctattcttatgccaattttctgttttctgtCGGTTGAAAGACGCGGTAGCTGATCACTCACTTGAGAGAAAACCGGCAAAAGACAACGTGAAATGGACTGTTTTGTAGATgagtggacgacgtgagctcTTGACGACAAGTGAcgagtgacgtcaattagaaCTGGTAAGGAAATCAACCATTTCTTTGGCAATTAGAAGTCGAAAGCTTTTATTACGTCATAACCCcggaaaaacagcaaaaagccAAGAATGTAAGAGGGTGAAATACGGCAAAATGAAAAGGCGCCATTTGGCGGTCAGTTTGTTTTTAGTCGGTTTATTCATCATTTGTGTAGGAGGTAGTATTCCGTCaggtaaattgaaaaaagacaTCTTGAAACATTCTGTACAAAGCAGAAGTGAAGGTATGGTCGTAGTACAAAGAAGTTGTCTAATTTGCGCTAGTGTTTTGAATTAAAAGCGATGGTAGATTTCAACCTCTCTGGAATCATGCACAGATGTACGTAATTCTTCGATTTTGTCTCGGGAAACTCGGCTGACAAGTCCCAGTGGAAACCTCTATTGAAGAATTCAAGAAATCATAACGACGGCGACAGCAAGAACGTCACACATTTGCATGTTTAACaatggccgtttttatactagaggacgcattatccgtctggacgaacttgggcaaacattcgttCGTTTGGTTATTCGTCTCTAGtgtaaagacgggcacaagacgcattatccg
Proteins encoded in this window:
- the LOC141890494 gene encoding protein YIF1B-like isoform X1 — its product is MDPPMGDSSFCPPQTAPRKRSPYDDNPDMYIQRTPVQKRHVPGHHRGAPYAGSTGPTPLFEDTSTESTQGMAGMQTGYSQFAGNEFLQGPMANAAVGYGAHMANQGKEYVEKHIDRFVSVSKLKYYFAVDTSYVVKKLGLLIFPYTHKNWSVQYNKAEPVAPRYEINAPDLYIPVMAFVTYILVAGLVMGTQNRFTPEQLGITASSALVWLFVEIMAILFSMYICNVQAEIKWLDLLAFCGYKYFGMIVSCLGGLVFQSFGYYLTLLWMSVSIGFFMVRTLRLIIVPESAPDGIARASKRRIYLLLFIAILQPLFMYFLTSHLRPVAAEALNGPRGTL
- the LOC141890494 gene encoding protein YIF1B-like isoform X2, whose translation is MDPPMGDNPDMYIQRTPVQKRHVPGHHRGAPYAGSTGPTPLFEDTSTESTQGMAGMQTGYSQFAGNEFLQGPMANAAVGYGAHMANQGKEYVEKHIDRFVSVSKLKYYFAVDTSYVVKKLGLLIFPYTHKNWSVQYNKAEPVAPRYEINAPDLYIPVMAFVTYILVAGLVMGTQNRFTPEQLGITASSALVWLFVEIMAILFSMYICNVQAEIKWLDLLAFCGYKYFGMIVSCLGGLVFQSFGYYLTLLWMSVSIGFFMVRTLRLIIVPESAPDGIARASKRRIYLLLFIAILQPLFMYFLTSHLRPVAAEALNGPRGTL
- the LOC141889715 gene encoding uncharacterized protein LOC141889715, with protein sequence MRTIMTSSKELIWKMAQRFCGKIFIISLSLASYFASVIESSALPSQKKHTPSSVISASFVEGFPTGCKFYLERKLLQCRNAQLQTIPKLKGNWNIEIVDLSGNNISTINFGDGYKSVKIIHLDQNNITSIAEELSIQLQHFQFLSLGGNPFNCDCKIEWLREKLGGVNKNFPQLMRSDWLKCVFPISLEGKSIANITRVELCGIFAGSEDTFTLQNTTTTTATTTTQRKSTFETTVKTKLVKPTNGRIAAASRTVGKKPKLTAEARQDSTQKGRVAEIIGVTFGFAAIIVIMSIAFVVM